From the genome of Triticum aestivum cultivar Chinese Spring chromosome 3B, IWGSC CS RefSeq v2.1, whole genome shotgun sequence, one region includes:
- the LOC123067164 gene encoding uncharacterized protein — protein MATRWTKARKRWSPDIAKNCYPMYHQQFEILDEAEVTWNPWTQDQLKMVFDARHFTPGMLTDSAFWLTRCNLLFLWLTNMSRGWSLYDWREENSEWVHKWTNEALADIVRQLRPYDGSTDQAYKQWYCMNTRASLASQPATIPTHLTQEEQARRHVELHAAYYRDHLDTPDVNWGDENTQRGVNTGLRGASHDHGVNTGLRGASHDLGDTVTSLVTEFFGGDVIGPSFIPPESQPYAYNYASGSQQGFATPPPTQDSQTHEAELEYGRGLRVTRPPNRLSPSGRKERPGGHRKVG, from the exons ATGGCCACCAGGTGGACAAAGGCACGGAAACGTTGGTCTCCAGATATTGCGAAAAATTGTTACCCTATGTACCACCAGCAGTTTGAGATACTTGATGAGGCAGAAGTCACATGGAACCCGTGGACTCAGGACCAGCTAAAAATGGTCTTTGATGCTCGACACTTCACACCAGGCATGTTGACCGATAGTGCATTCTGGCTGACTCGCTGCAACTTATTGTTCCTGTG GCTAACCAATATGAGCAGGGGTTGGAGTTTATACGATTGGAGGGAAGAGAACAGTGAATGGGTACACAAGTGGACAAATGAAGCGCTAGCAGATATAGTGCGTCAACTTAG GCCGTACGATGGAAGTACAGATCAAGCGTACAAGCAGTGGTACTGCATGAACACACGTGCTAGCCTGGCCAGTCAGCCAGCTACTATACCAACACATCTCACACAAGAGGAGCAGGCGCGGAGACATGTTGAGCTGCATGCAGCTTACTATCGTGACCACCTG GACACACCTGATGTTAATTGGGGCGATGAGAACACCCAACGCGGCGTCAACACAGGCCTCCGGGGAGCATCACATGATCATGGCGTCAACACAGGCCTCCGGGGAGCATCACATGATCTTGGCGACACGGTTACATCATTAGTTACAGAGTTCTTCGGAGGGGatgttattggcccatcttttATCCCCCCGGAGTCACAACCATACGCCTACAATTACGCTTCAGGTTCGCAACAAGGATTCGCGACTCCACCACCTACGCAGGACTCGCAGACACATGAAGCCGAATTGGAGTACGGCCGCGGTCTTCGTGTGACCCGGCCACCTAATCGCTTGTCCCCTTCCGGTCGTAAGGAAAGGCCAGGTGGTCATCGTAAAGTAGGGTGA